Genomic segment of Mucilaginibacter sabulilitoris:
GACAAGCCTTTGGCATTTGATATATACTGGTCGTTACGTTTCAGGTCGGGCGCCAGCTTAATGGAGCTGGTAAATGTTTTTAACTCGCCTTTAACCAGGTCTTTCCGTTGCTCTTCATAATAATATTGAAAAGTATAAGTGGCCTCCTGGGTATAAAGGAGTATAAAATGCCTCAGTTGTATCGGTTCTCCGGTTGAGCCTGTATTGTCAACTCTAAGCGTAAACACCTTGGCTTCCAGTTTTCCAATAAGCGTATCGCGCGGGTTCATTACACTGCCATTACCCGATTGCTTCTGGATTCCCTCGATATAGGTTTTGAGTACATTATTCAGGTCTTTTTCTTTATTCAGGGGTGTATTGGTTTTGGGATTGGCTGCTCGGATCACGATCATAAATCCAACAGAACCGTTAGCAGAATATATTTGCTGTCCTAAGGTATCCTTCTTCTGAACATTGTCTGGTAAGGATACCGTAACAAGGCTATCTAATTTTACCGGCTTAAATTTCTGTGCGAAGGCAGTAGCCGTAAATAATATGAGGATTAAACTAAAAATGATCTTTTTCATAGATGTTTAAACCTATGAACACACAATTAGTTTTAAAAATTAGTTAATAGTAAAGTTTTTTTACGCATTATAGTATTGATAATCAGTTGATTTAGGTTGATAAAATATTGCATCGGTATTGATTTTTTTTTGAAAATGTCTTTTGAAAACCGCGGTCTACCGATCCAGTTTTAATACCCTTGCCCTGTTATATTGCTGCAGCAATATAGGACAAATGTTATAAATGATGTTGGCGCCCAACATGAGAAGGGTGAGCATATTATAATGATTTATGAAGGAGTGGATAGTGGTTAACAGGAAGAAAATAAAACATATTAAATGGAAACGCTCATACATTACAATGGTTTTCAGGTATTGCGCAGCATTGGCCTTATGTTTAATGATGCCATAACCCGGTTGGCTTTTCCTGATCAGCCGGTTTATATATTCGCCGTGCTGCACAAATTTGCGAATGAATTTTACGCCTAAGCCCTCATACCATTTTGGGTTGGTGCTCAGTTGTAGCAGCCTGCCAGGAATTAATTGAGTCATAACACTAATGCCAATAAATATAAAACACCAGAGCAGCGCACCGGACGCCGCCCAATATGCTACTGCCGGGGCAAAACAAAGAATAGTCCAGAAGAAGTTAACCGCCTGGTTCATAACCTAATTTAGGTTTTTATAAGGATATTAATACTGATGGCAGACGGTTTTTTATGACTGACAAGATATTGTCAGTGTTTGCAAGTGTTCGTGCACGTTCGCACTTCCAAAAAAAGGACATCTGTTATATTTATCAAAAAGCTGATAAATACAACAGATGTTACACGATAACAAGCTTCAATGTAAATGGAAGCCTGATATGATCTTAATTGATTTTATCCATTTCGGCCTTTACAAATTCGGCCAGTTCTTTTACATAAGCAGCACTGAAATCAAACTTGATACCGGCCGTTTCGTAAATTTCCTTAATGGTTTTGGTATACCCAAGCTTTAAAGCATCAAGGTATTGCTGTAATCCTTTTTCCGGGTTTTCTTTGTAGTTTTTCCATACCGCAATAGCGCCTAACTGGGCCATGCCATACTCAATATAATAGAACGGCACCTCGAAAATATGCAGCTGCTTTTGCCATAAATTGGCTTCAGCCTCCGGGTGTTCACCCCAGTCTACGAAGCCTGCACCAAATGGTTCATAAATCTCCATCCAGGCAGTTGTACGGTCCGCATCGGTATGGTCGGGATTGGTATATATCCAGTGCTGAAACTGGTCTATCACGGCTACCCAAGGCAGGGTTTTTAAAACATCAAATAGCTGGTCGCGTTTGGCGCGTTTCAGGTCTTCTTCATTATCAAAAAATACGTCCCAATTGTCCATAGATATAAGCTCCATTGACATGGAGGCCAGTTCAGCAACTTCGGAAGGACAGTGTTTAAAATCATTCAATTCCAGATCTGCAGTCAGAAAGGTATGCACAGCGTGCCCACCCTCATGCACCATAGTAGTAAGGTCACGGAAGGTATTGGCCGAGTTCATGAAAATAAACGGCGCGCCGGTTTCTGACAGCGGGTAATTATAACCACCAGGAGCCTTACCCTTGCGGCTTTCCACGTCAAAAAGGTTGTTATCCTTCATGATCTCCAAGCGCTCGCCCAAATAACGGTTAATATTGCTAAAGCATTGTATTGATTTTTCGATCAGCTCTTTACCATTATTAAACGGCTTTAAGGCCGGTTTGCCCGATACATCAACATCCATATCCCATGGTTTTAATGTGGGCAGGGCAAGGGCCGCCTTGCGTTTTTCGGCCTGCTCGCGTAGGATGGGCACAATTTCGGTTTCAATGGCCGCGTGAAAAGCATAACAATCCTGCGGGGTATAATCAAACCTGCCCAGCGCCTGGAACATATAATCCCTGAAGTTTTCGAAGCCGGCGTTGGTAGCAACAGTATGCCTCAATTTGCGCAGGTGATCAAAAAGCTCATTAAGCTGGTCTTTATCCTGCAGGCGGCGGGCGGTTATTTTTTCCCAGGCTTCCTGGCGTTTGGTCCGGTTGGTATCTTTTAAAAATACAGATGCCTGTTCCAGGGTAAACTCTTTATCGCCAATATGCACCGACATGGCACCGGTGATGGACTGGTATTTTTGTTGCTCAACCTGTATCTCGGTTTGTACCGGGATATTCTCTTCCCTGAATAGTTCAAGCGCCTTTTTAACAGCACGTAAAAAGATGAAGTATTTTTCTTTATCCAGCTTGTCAACATATTCGCTGGCTACCAGCTTTTTGTTGAGCTCGTTACCGTAAGGGGCAATTTTGGGCTCAATTTCTGTAGCAAAATACTGGAAGTTTTGAAGCAGCTCTTCGCTGGCTGTATCGCAGGTCATACGAATGTAGCGCCATGCAAAATCTTCTTCTAAAGCAGCTTCCAGTTCACTTTTGTCATGTAGCCATTTTTCAAGTTCCTCAACCGAATTGATAGGACGTTCAAGTAATTCCTTATAGATTGGTTCCAGGTTTTCCCATTTAATGTCGAGGGTTGCCGGAATGTATGTTCTTGTTTTTTTATGGATCATAATTTGTTTAATGTGCAGATGTGCATATATGCAAATG
This window contains:
- a CDS encoding glycosyl-4,4'-diaponeurosporenoate acyltransferase CrtO family protein, with the protein product MNQAVNFFWTILCFAPAVAYWAASGALLWCFIFIGISVMTQLIPGRLLQLSTNPKWYEGLGVKFIRKFVQHGEYINRLIRKSQPGYGIIKHKANAAQYLKTIVMYERFHLICFIFFLLTTIHSFINHYNMLTLLMLGANIIYNICPILLQQYNRARVLKLDR
- a CDS encoding M3 family oligoendopeptidase, giving the protein MIHKKTRTYIPATLDIKWENLEPIYKELLERPINSVEELEKWLHDKSELEAALEEDFAWRYIRMTCDTASEELLQNFQYFATEIEPKIAPYGNELNKKLVASEYVDKLDKEKYFIFLRAVKKALELFREENIPVQTEIQVEQQKYQSITGAMSVHIGDKEFTLEQASVFLKDTNRTKRQEAWEKITARRLQDKDQLNELFDHLRKLRHTVATNAGFENFRDYMFQALGRFDYTPQDCYAFHAAIETEIVPILREQAEKRKAALALPTLKPWDMDVDVSGKPALKPFNNGKELIEKSIQCFSNINRYLGERLEIMKDNNLFDVESRKGKAPGGYNYPLSETGAPFIFMNSANTFRDLTTMVHEGGHAVHTFLTADLELNDFKHCPSEVAELASMSMELISMDNWDVFFDNEEDLKRAKRDQLFDVLKTLPWVAVIDQFQHWIYTNPDHTDADRTTAWMEIYEPFGAGFVDWGEHPEAEANLWQKQLHIFEVPFYYIEYGMAQLGAIAVWKNYKENPEKGLQQYLDALKLGYTKTIKEIYETAGIKFDFSAAYVKELAEFVKAEMDKIN